Proteins encoded in a region of the Mustelus asterias chromosome X, sMusAst1.hap1.1, whole genome shotgun sequence genome:
- the lmbr1l gene encoding limb region 1 homolog-like protein isoform X3 — protein sequence MPFAYFFTESEGFAGSKKGIMARVYETFVVLFLLTLLVLGIVWVASAIINDDAASRESLYDLWDYYLPYLYSCISLFGVLLLLLCTPFGLSRMFTVTGQLLVKPRLLEDLDEQLNCTRFEEAAVLHKLNGKMSSCWVFFSVESLKNQFLSIHARRLKLEIRRRASPWQRNLGYPLVMLLLLALTGISVLLVGFHLLELLIDETAMPKGMQDPLLGKDSLSMFGSLGAAVEVILIFYLMVSSVVGFYSSPFFIKLAPRKQDTTMTKIIGNCVSLLVLSSALPVFSRTLGITNFDLLGNFGSFNWLGNFYIIFLYNMLFAGLTAMCLVKKFTKAMQAELLRAFGLDRLPLPVTRSSISAKMCPANSKRLV from the exons ATGCCTTTTGCATACTTCTTCACTGAGTCAGAGGGATTTGCTGGCTCAAAAAAG GGAATTATGGCTCGGGTTTATGAAACATTTGTTGTCCTCTTCCTTCTGACCCTCCTGGTTCTGGGGATCGTGTGGGTGGCATCGGCAATTATTAATGATGATGCAGCGAGCCGAGAATCTCTTTATG ATCTGTGGGACTATTACCTTCCGTACCTCTACTCCTGTATTTCTCTATTTGGAGTTCTGCTGCTTCTCT TGTGCACTCCCTTTGGCTTGTCCCGTATGTTCACTGTCACTGGCCAACTTCTTGTAAAACCCAGG CTTTTGGAAGACCTGGATGAACAACTCAACTGCACACGATTTGAGGAGGCTGCCGTGCTACATAAGCTAAATG GCAAGATGTCATCCTGCTGGGTGTTTTTCAGTGTGGAGTCCCTCAAAAATCAGTTCCTGAGTATCCATGCCAGGAGGCTTAAATTGG AAATTAGGAGACGAGCATCACCTTGGCAAAGGAACCTGGGATACCCATTGGTAATGCTGTTGCTTCTGGCATTAACA GGTATCtcagtcctgctggtgggattccATCTTCTTGAATTACTTATTGATGAAACAGCCATGCCCAAAGGGATGCAG GATCCTCTTCTAGGGAAAGACTCTCTTTCTATGTTTGGTTCACTTGGAGCAGCTGTGGAAGTCATTCTCATTTT TTACTTAATGGTGTCATCAGTTGTTGGGTTTTACAGTTCCCCATTTTTCATCAAACTTGCCCCCAGGAAGCAGGACACCACCATGACCAAG ATAATCGGGAACTGTGTGTCACTGCTTGTTCTGAGCTCAGCCCTGCCAGTATTCTCCCGGACACTCG GAATCACAAACTTTGACCTGTTGGGGAACTTTGGCAGTTTTAACTGGCTGGGAAATTTTTACAtcatctttctctacaacatGCTTTTTGCTGGCCTTACTGCAATGTGTTTGGTTAAAAAGTTCACCAAGGCTATGCAAGCTGAACTTCTCCGTGCATTTG